A window of Gallaecimonas kandeliae genomic DNA:
CTTTTTTAGGAATGACTTTAACAAGCTTTGGCTGTCACGGGTGGCAATCCAGTTAGATGGGTTTTGTTTCACCGGGGCGACCTGAAAATTCCTCCAATAGAGCCCTTTCACGTCATCAGTGACGAAGACTTTTTCACCTAAGCGCAACTGCATAGCCTGGTTAGCAGGCTTGTAGCTCAGTTGGATCTCCAGCGGGAACTGCCTCGAATCAAGGATCTTGAAATTGATGTTCTTATTCGATAGTTGCTTTGCTACCAAGCCAATTTGTAAATCTTCCTTTTCACCCATCAATATAATCATCTTCTACTTCCTACTGGTTGGCCGCTTTTTGAAGACCTTTCACCTGTTCTGTAATGTCGGTCATCTTTCCTTGAAACAACTGCACTACCCTGTCGGCGCTTTGGATGGTTTCCGGCCGATGGGCAATGATGATACGGGTCATATTTAATTGACCTATCGCTGTGTTGACATGATGCTCAAGCTGGACATCCAGGTGGCTGGTTGCTTCGTCAAGGAACAGGACCTTAGGTTGCCTGTAAAGCGCCCTGGCCAGCAGTACACGTTGCTTCTGGCCGCCTGAAAGCGAACTGCCCATATCGCCAATCAGGGCGTTATACCCCATAGGCATGGCGGCAATGTCCTGGTGGATGCCAGCTAGCTGCGCACAATGGATCACCAGTTCCATATTGGTAGGGCTGTCGAAGAAGGCGATGTTCTCGGCAATGGAGCCCGACATTAATTGGTCATCCTGCATTACTGCCGCCACCTGCTGGCGGTATTGACGCAAGCCCATATGGCGTATATCAACCCCATCCGCCAACACCTTGCCACTCTCCGCAGGGAGTAGCCCTAACATCAATTTCATCAGGGTGGTCTTGCCCACGCCAGAGGGGCCGACGATGGCTACGCTTTCCCCTGGCCTGAATTCGAAGTTCAAGTGATCGAAGAGGAGGGGATCTGTGTTGGAGTAGCGGTACCGGATGCCGTCCAGCTTCAGGTGCCCTTTTAGGGATACGGCATGGGCGTCGTGTCCCTCATCTTCCTGCTCGGTCAAGGCAATATCGGCGAGGCGGCTGAGGTGCAGCTTGGTCATTTTGAGCTGGACCAGCTTGTCGATGAGGGCAGCGGTGCGATCGGTAAACTGCCCTTTGTAGGACATGAAGGCGAACAACATACCGACGCTGATAGCACCATCCATGACGGCGAGGGCTGCCAGATAGACCACTACGATGTTTTCTATGCCGAACACCAGCTGGTTGATGGTCTGGTAGGAGACATTCCACTTGCCCAAGCGGAATTCTTCGCTGATGGCCTCGGCCATGCGGTTTTGCCATAGGTTCAGGCGCTGGCTCTGTTGCCCGAAGAGCTTGATGCTCTGGATACCGCGGACCGTTTCCATGAAATTGGATTGCTCTTTGGCCTTGGCCACTATGCTGGCTTCGGTGCGCTCCCGTAACGGCTTGAACAGCGCCAGGCGCAGCAGGCTATAGACCAAGACGGCAAGGGTGACGACGAGGGCCAGCTTGGGGCTGTAGAGCAGCATCATGACCATGACGGTAATGGCCATGATGCCGTCGATAAGGCCCTCCACCAGGCTGGTGGTAAGGAGTTCCCGAATCTGGGTGAGGGAGCCGAAGCGGGAAACGATATCGCCCATATGGCGCTTCTCGAAATAACCCAAGGGGAGGTGCAGCAGGTGGCGGAACAGGTTGGTCGCCATCTGCAGGTTCATCATGGACCCCAGATGCAAGATAACCCAACCGCGCAACGCCTGGGTCAGGGTCCTTACCGCCATCAAGAGGCCGAAGCCCAAGGCCAGTACCACCAACAAGGGCTTGTCCTGGCTGACGATCACTTCGTCCACCACCAACTGCATATAGTAGGGGGCGGCCAGCAGGAAGAGTTGCAGCAGCAGCGACAGGGTGAAGATCTTCACCAGCGAACTGCCAAGCCCCTGGATGCGGCTCCAGAAGGCGGTCAGCCCCAGTTGGACGCGTTCATCTAGCTTCTTGAACTCCTTGGTGGGGGTCAGCTCCAGGGCTACGCCTGTGAAGGACTTGGACACCTCGGCCATGGCCACACGGCGCTCACCCAGAGCCGGGTCCAGGATCACAATGTGGTTTTTGCCGACCTTCTTCAGCACCACAAAGTGGTTCATGTTCCAATGCAGTATGCAGGGCAGCCGCAGCTTGGCCATGTCTTCCAGCTCAAGGCGCAAGGCGCGGCCGGCCAGGCCCAATTGATTACCGAGCTGTATCAGCTGCTGGAGGTTGGCGCCTTTCAGGGAAATGGAATAGCGGTGGCGCAGGGTCTGGAGATCCAGCTTATGACCATGATGGTTGGCGACCATGGCCAGGCAAGCCAGGCCACATTCAGCGGCTTCGGATTGTAATATCAACTGCATACCACATAAATCACGTTATTAATTATTAAGACAAGACTATATTTTGAAATTGATTATTTGAGATTTACTCCTTACTCTTATGTTTTCTAGAAAATATAAGGATCAATAAAATAGATGCTGTCAGTATCGTGCTAGACATGGCTCCAAGATATTCATGGAAAATTGATGTGGCGATGATACTAATCATTAGTGAAACTATAAAATTTGTTTGTTTTTCTTTAAAACGTCTATCTGTAATAGCTAAAATCAAAATTAAAAAGAGCATGATGATATTAATTATGGGGAGCATAATTATGACCTCTTGTAGTAGTGCATTACTTGGTGAAAAGTAATGCACTACTGGTTATGTATTATTTGCTACAAACCATGTCACCAGCCCAGGCGCCGATTTGTTCGCCAATCCCGACCCCGGTGGCGGCAGCAAATCCTCCGGAAAAATATCCTCCAATCGCCCCTCCGATCAATGCTCCAGCAAGGCGTGTTGTACCCTCACAAAAGCTGCCACCTTGAATATCTTGAAGTTTTTCAAGCTTAATTTCTTGCATCACATAGTCCTCACTTACTGCAAACGTAGCTTGCCAAAATGTCACCTGCAGCGAATCCGACAGTGGCACCGGCGCCCGCACCAGCCGGCCCCAGAATGGCTCCTAATGCTCCCCCCATAAATGAATAGCTCATCTGAAATGCTGTTGTACAGGCGCTAGCACCATTTACTTCTTGTGCTTGTTCAAAAGACAGTTCTTGCATTTTATACTCCTTGGTTAAATTAGCCTTCCTTGAAGGCTTCCGTGCAGCAGGTAAATACCAGCTTTTTACAATTGCCCTTTCAGGCTTAGTATTGGCTCGAGCAGCCAGGCCATCAGGCTGCGCTTCTCGAGTACGATATCGGCGCTTAGGAGCATCCCTGCCTTGAGCGGCATCTGGGCTCCATAAGCATTGACCTCTTGCTTGTCCAGCTTGACATCCACCCTGTACATGGGTTCTCGGAAGGCCACGGGTGAACTGACTTCCCCAGGCAGCATCACCGCCTTGCCGGCCTTTGCTACCCGGCCTGAATAAAGGCCAAAGCGCTGGTAGGGAAAGGCGTCGAAGCGGATGCGGGTGCTTTGCCCTGCCTTGATAAAACCATAGGCCCTGGTCGGTACCAGCAGTACCGCATAGAGTTTGCTGTGGTCCGGCAGTATGGTCATCAGGTGGTCCCTGGTGGTGACCGTATTGCCGGCATCGGTAACCAGGTTGGTGACGCGGCCTGATATGGGCGCCGTGATAAGCACAGTTCCCCTGGCTTGCAGCTCGGTTTTCTGCTGCTCCAAACGCGACCTTTCGCCGTCCAGCTGGGCTATCTGTTGGGCCTTTTCCATCGGCAGCCGTTTCAGCTGGCCTTCGGCTTGCGAGTGCTGAGATAGGTTCAGGCTGTAAGTGGCTTGGAGTTCGGCCAGCTGCTGTTCCTGGCCAAGCACCAGCTCTTGCTGTTTGTCCATTTCCAGTTTGGAAATGTGCCCCTTGGCATTGAGCCTTTTGTACGTTTCCAGCCGCTTCTTGTTCAATACAAGGCGCTCATTCGCCAACTTGAGCTGGGTATCGGTATCGGACAGCTGTTTACCCAATGCAGAAAGGCGGTCGGTCAGCTCTTGTTTCTGCTGGGCGAATTGTTCTTTCAACTCTTTTTTTCTTGCGTCCAGTAAATCGAATTGTGCCTTAAGCGCCTGGAGCAGAGAGTGGGAAACACTTTTCCCCTCGCTGAGGTAGTCGGGTACTGTAATCAAAGCCAGCTTGTCGCCCGCTTTTACCAGTTGCCCCTCTTCCACATAAACATTGGAAATAATGCCTTCGCGTGGCGAGACGATTTTGGCCAGGCCTGAATCTGGCTTAAGGTAGCCCTGTACTGTTTCTTTTCGAGTGAAAGAGGAGAGGCAAAGGAAAGTGATTAAGGACGCGGCCAGTATCAACAGCAGTAATATCAGCAGAGAAGCGCTGACGGGCTGTGCAACCAATACCTCACCGTCGAGACGATTAGATTGGTTTTTGACGGCTTCTTGTCTGAACAATCCTTGCTCTGACATACAACATCCCTGTCACTAAAAATTAAACACGAAAGCGGTGTGTTTTTGTTTTTTTAACGTCAAGAAGGCGTAGTGTCAACAATGAACCTTTCAAATGCCTATTATTTGATCAAGTGTGCGGTGGTAAGGGGGGATGAAACTCGCGCTGAGGCGGCATGGCGGCTCAGTTCCCTGTCTTTGAGGGGCGGCATATAAAAAAAGGCGGCCTAAGGCCGCCTTTTTTTATATGCCAGTCTTATTGGGTGCTGCCTGGACCCTGGCTGGCGCCGGCAAAGAGGGCGGCCACGTCTACGGCGTCGAAGAGGTAGCGCTTGCGGCAGTATTCGCAATCCATCTCGAGTTTGCCACCGCTCTCCTCCAGCAGACCGGTCACTTCCACCTGGCCCAGAGACAATAGGCCCCCTTCACAGCGTTCGCGGGAGCAGGTGCAGCTGAAGCTGACGCCCTGGGGCTCGAAGAGCCTGACCTGCTCCTGGTGGTAGAGGCGGTGCAGCACTTCTTCGGCTTCAAGGCCGAACAGTTCCTCGGCCTTGATGGTGTCGGTGAGGGTGGACAGGTGCTCGAAATCCGCTTCCTTGTCGCCGCCGGGCAGTACCTGCAGCAGCATGCCGGCCGCCTTTTGGCCCTCGGCGAAGAGCCAGAGGCGGGTGGGCAGCTGTTCGGAGTTGGCGAAGTAGTTCTCCAGTACCTGGGTCAGGTTGCCCCCTTCGAGGCTGACCACACCCTGGTAACGCTCACCGCCGTTGGGGGTGATGGTGATCACCAGGTAACCCTTGCCCACCAGTTCATGAAGGCCGCCGTCCGGCAGCTCGCCCTGGTAGCGGGCCACGCCGCGCAGTACCTGGTTGTTGTTGCCGTTGATCACCATCAGGTTCAGGGGGCCGTCGCCCTGCACCTGCACTGTGATGTCCCCTTCGAACTTGAGGGTGGCGGTGAGCAGGCTGGTGGCGGCCATCAGCTCGCCCAGCAGGCGCTGGACCTGGGGCGGATAGTCGTGGTTCTCCACTATGGCCTGGAAGCTCTGGTCCAACTGGACCAGCTCGCCCCTGACCTGGGCGTCTTCGAAGATAAAGCGATGCAGCTTGTCCTGGGCCATGGCTTACTCCTGGTGCTTGAAATCTCTCAGTTGCCGGCGCTGTTTCTTGTCCGGCTTGCTGTCGGGGTGCGGATTGTACAAGGCATTGAGGCGCCTTGCCTCGGCATTTTTGGCTCTTTTTTCGGCGCTTTCGGCCGTCTCTTCATAGAGCAGCTGGGCCTTGGCGGCCGGGCCCCGCTGCTCGGAGAGGGCCAGCACTACCACTTCTTTCTCGTCGCTGCCGGCCCAGAGCCGGATCTGGGCGCCCAGCTCCACTACCTTGGCCGCCTTGACCCTGTTGCCGTTGTAATGGACCTTACCCCCTTCCA
This region includes:
- a CDS encoding HlyD family secretion protein; the encoded protein is MSEQGLFRQEAVKNQSNRLDGEVLVAQPVSASLLILLLLILAASLITFLCLSSFTRKETVQGYLKPDSGLAKIVSPREGIISNVYVEEGQLVKAGDKLALITVPDYLSEGKSVSHSLLQALKAQFDLLDARKKELKEQFAQQKQELTDRLSALGKQLSDTDTQLKLANERLVLNKKRLETYKRLNAKGHISKLEMDKQQELVLGQEQQLAELQATYSLNLSQHSQAEGQLKRLPMEKAQQIAQLDGERSRLEQQKTELQARGTVLITAPISGRVTNLVTDAGNTVTTRDHLMTILPDHSKLYAVLLVPTRAYGFIKAGQSTRIRFDAFPYQRFGLYSGRVAKAGKAVMLPGEVSSPVAFREPMYRVDVKLDKQEVNAYGAQMPLKAGMLLSADIVLEKRSLMAWLLEPILSLKGQL
- the hslR gene encoding ribosome-associated heat shock protein Hsp15; translation: MRDKQEEQKVRLDKWLWAARFFKTRSLARAQVEGGKVHYNGNRVKAAKVVELGAQIRLWAGSDEKEVVVLALSEQRGPAAKAQLLYEETAESAEKRAKNAEARRLNALYNPHPDSKPDKKQRRQLRDFKHQE
- a CDS encoding peptidase domain-containing ABC transporter, coding for MVANHHGHKLDLQTLRHRYSISLKGANLQQLIQLGNQLGLAGRALRLELEDMAKLRLPCILHWNMNHFVVLKKVGKNHIVILDPALGERRVAMAEVSKSFTGVALELTPTKEFKKLDERVQLGLTAFWSRIQGLGSSLVKIFTLSLLLQLFLLAAPYYMQLVVDEVIVSQDKPLLVVLALGFGLLMAVRTLTQALRGWVILHLGSMMNLQMATNLFRHLLHLPLGYFEKRHMGDIVSRFGSLTQIRELLTTSLVEGLIDGIMAITVMVMMLLYSPKLALVVTLAVLVYSLLRLALFKPLRERTEASIVAKAKEQSNFMETVRGIQSIKLFGQQSQRLNLWQNRMAEAISEEFRLGKWNVSYQTINQLVFGIENIVVVYLAALAVMDGAISVGMLFAFMSYKGQFTDRTAALIDKLVQLKMTKLHLSRLADIALTEQEDEGHDAHAVSLKGHLKLDGIRYRYSNTDPLLFDHLNFEFRPGESVAIVGPSGVGKTTLMKLMLGLLPAESGKVLADGVDIRHMGLRQYRQQVAAVMQDDQLMSGSIAENIAFFDSPTNMELVIHCAQLAGIHQDIAAMPMGYNALIGDMGSSLSGGQKQRVLLARALYRQPKVLFLDEATSHLDVQLEHHVNTAIGQLNMTRIIIAHRPETIQSADRVVQLFQGKMTDITEQVKGLQKAANQ
- the hslO gene encoding Hsp33 family molecular chaperone HslO, with amino-acid sequence MAQDKLHRFIFEDAQVRGELVQLDQSFQAIVENHDYPPQVQRLLGELMAATSLLTATLKFEGDITVQVQGDGPLNLMVINGNNNQVLRGVARYQGELPDGGLHELVGKGYLVITITPNGGERYQGVVSLEGGNLTQVLENYFANSEQLPTRLWLFAEGQKAAGMLLQVLPGGDKEADFEHLSTLTDTIKAEELFGLEAEEVLHRLYHQEQVRLFEPQGVSFSCTCSRERCEGGLLSLGQVEVTGLLEESGGKLEMDCEYCRKRYLFDAVDVAALFAGASQGPGSTQ